The following DNA comes from Bathymodiolus thermophilus thioautotrophic gill symbiont.
CTGAGTAACCACTAAAATCCCCAGCATTTTCGCCATTGATAACAAAACCACCCGTGCCAGAAGCTATGTCTGATAAATTAATAGCAGTTGTATCACCCCTCTTACCAAACACGACGAAAGATTTGCCTGCTTTATTGCCACCAGCGGGGCTTGCCTTATAAGCACCAACAATCAAATCATCTAAGCCATCGCCATTCACATCACCTGCTGAGGAAACTGAATAACCACCAAAATCTCCAGCATTTTCGCCATTGATAACAAAACCACCCGTGCCAAAGGCTATATTTGATAAATTAATGGCAGTTGTGTCGTTCTTCTTGCCAAATACCACGAAAGATTTACTGGTATTATTGCTATTAATGTGAGCACTAACAATCAAATCACCCAAACCATCGCCATTCACATCGCCTGCTGAGGCAATTGAGGTGCCACTTTGATCCAAAGCATGCTCGCCATTAATAACAAAACCACCCGTACCAGAGACTATGTCTGATAAATTAATGGCAGTTGTGTCACTCTTCCTACCAAATACCACATAAGATTTTCCCTCATTATCAGCACTGTCGGTAACGCTTGCCCGATAAGCGCTAACAATCAAATCATCTAAACCATCGCCATTCACATCGCCTGCTGAGGAAACTGAGGAGCCGCTATAATCATTAGCATTCTCACCATTAATAACAAAACCACCCACGCCAGAGGCTATATTTGATAAATTAATGGCAGCTGTGTCATTCTTTTTGCCAAACACAACGAAAGATCTACCTACTCTATCAACACCATTGAGATCTGCATGATGAGCGCCAATAATCAAATCATCCAAGCCGTCGCCGTTCACATCACCCACTGAGGAAACTGATCGTCCACTCTGATCATCAGCATTCTCGCCATTAATAACAAAGCCACCCGTGCCAGATGTTATGTTGGATAAATGAATGGCAGCGGTGTCATTATTTTTACCAAATACAACAAAAGTTTTACCTGCACCCATAACATTAGCAGGGTCTGACAAATAAGAACCAACAATCAAATCATCTAAGCCGTCACCATTGATATCACCTGCTGAGGAGACTGAAAAACCGCTATTATCATAAATATTCTCACCATTGATAACAAAACCACCCGTGCCAAATACTATCTCTGATAAATTAACAGTAGTTGTATTAACATTCTTACCAAATACCACATAAGATTTACCTGCATCAGCGCCACCAGCAGGGTCTGCCTTGCAAGCACCAACAATCAAATCATCCAAACCATCACCATTCACATCGCCTGCTGAGGAGACTGAATAACCACTTTGATCTCCAGTATTTGCACCATTGATAACAAAGCCTTGTGCGACAGAAATAGAAACCAATAAATTTTGTTCTACCCACAACTTTGCAGTAGGTGCATCTGCATGGAAATAAACTTTATAAGTAATGCCATTCACTGCTTTACTGGTATTTGATTTTTCTAATCCAATCACTTCAACACTGGCACCTGAATTGCCAATAACTTTAAGCACATTGGTTTCACTAGAAATATCTAACAAGTCCTTGAGACCAAGTCTCAAGGTGTTACTGCTTGATCCTAAATTAATAATTTCTATATCTTGGATGCGACCATTGTCTATGTCAATAAGGTCTAAAAACAAATTGCTGCCCTCTAATTTCAGAGTATCTGTGCCACCGCCACCATCAACACGAGCCAATAAATGACTGCTAAGTTTGTTACTATAAAGTTTAGCAAGATTGTCACCATTAATAATAATGGTGTCATCACCTGCACCTGCATTAAAAACATCGGCGCCGCCATTACCCCTTAAAATATTGTTACTTAAACCAGCAACAAACAACTCATCGGCAGAGGTGCCTGTATATTCGCTCTGATTTCCTTGAAAATCAATTGCATGGCCAGCAGAACCTATGCCATTACTAACATCTGATAATTTAACGGCTGCCGTATTAGTTTTGCCAAACACCACATAAGATTTGCCTGCTACGCTATTTGCCTTAGGAGCACCAACAATCAAATCGTCTAAGCCATCGCCATTCACATCGCCTGCTGAGGAGACTGAAAAGCCGCTACGATCACTATTCTCGCCGTCAATAATAAAACCGCCCATGCCAAGCGTTATATCTGATAAATCAATGGCAGCGTTATCAGCCTTACCAAACACCACATAAGTTCTACCCACATTAAGCATATTATTAAGATTTACCCCATAAGCGCCGATAATCAAATCGCTCAGTCCATCCCCATTGACATCGCCTGCTAAGGAGATTGAGTGACTACTAAAATCCCAAGCATTCTCGCCGTTGACAACAAAGCCACCTATACCAGCTATTATGCTTGATAAATTGACAGCGTTTGTATCCTTTTTACCAAACACGACGAAAGTTTTACCTGTATTTTCTTGATCAGAGTCTGCTGCATAAGCACCAACAATTAAATCACTTAAACCATCGCCATTCACATCGCCTGCTGAGGAGACTGAGTACCCGCTATAATCCTCAGCACTCTCACCCTTAATAACAAAGCCACCTATGCCAGTTGCTACGCTTGATAAATTGACAGCGTCGGTGTTATCCTTTTTGCCAAATACCACATAAGAGCTACCTGCCTTAATACCATCAGCGGAGTCCACCCCAAACGCACCAACAATCAAATCATCAAAGCCATCGCCATTCACATCGCCTGCTGTGGAGACCGAGTACCCACTATAATCCGAATCATTCTCGCCATTGATAACAAAACCACCCGTACCCGCTTCTACTTCTGATAAATCAACAGCAGATGTGTTGGTATTTTTACCAAAAACCACATAAGATTTGCCAGCAGCAGTGTCCGCTCCCCAAGCGCCAATAATCAAATCATCCAAGCCATCGCCATTCACATCGCCTGCTGAGGAAAGCGAGTAACCACTTAAATCCCCAACCCCCACGCCACTAATAGCAAAGCCACCTACGCCAGAGGCTATGTCTGATAAATTAACAGCAGTTGTGTCATTCCCCTTGCCAAACACCACGGAAGTTTTGCCTGCAAAAAATTTACTAGTAGATTTCGCCATATGAGCACTAACAATCAAATCATCAAAGCCATCGCCATTCACATCGCCTGCTGAGGAAACTGCGCGTCCACTCCAATCATTCTCATTCTCACCATTGATAACAAAACCTCCTATGCCAGAGGCTATGTCTGATAAATTAATGGCAGTTGCATTGGTCTTGCCAAACACGACGAAAGATTTACCTGCTTTATCGCCAGAAGTGGGATCTGCCCAAAAAGCACCAATAATCAAATCATCCAAGCCATCGCCATTCACATCGCCTGCTGAGGAAACTGAAGAGCCACTTTGATCTCCAGCCTTCTCCCCATTCATAACAAAACCTTGCGCAACAACAGTCACCACACTACGACTATTAAAAGCCTGAGGTACCCCAATAGTAAAAGGATTTTCAAGATTGATTACAATGTTTTTGTTACTGGCATTGCCAGCGGCATCTGTGGCGGTGATGGTAATGTGGTGTGTTGCGGTGGTGCCTTCGCTTACTGTAGGTTGCTTGGCATTGTATTTAATTTCGCCACTGTTTTTATCAATGTTGAATTTATCTGCATCTGCACCGCTTAATTTGTAAGTAACGGCATTGGCATCAGTGGTAACTGCGATGTAAATAACAGTTGCCTCAAGGTTTTCGTTTTGCGGGATATCTATTGTGGATGCATTGCTAGTATCAAATACTGGGGCGCTGCTGTCATAGATGTAATTGTGACTGGCGATACCGCCGTCTATATCGTCTTTAATCTCTGAGGGGGTGGCGGTTGTGGTGGTGAGTGTTTTTGTAATGGCGAATTGAACGGAACTGTTGGTGTCTGCTGTTAGGGTTTGGCGCCAAGCAATTGTTTTGTTGTCGTTGCTCCAGATGATATCTGTATTGGTGGTGCTAATGTCTGTCCAAGTTTCGCCGTTATCGATGGAGCCCCAGAGTTTTTTGCCTGTGGATAGTGCGTTGTCTAAGGTGGCGCTAATTGTTAGAGTGCTGTCGTTGGTGATAAAACTAACAACGCCTGTATTGTTGCTAATAGTGATGTTTGAAATGGGGATTATTAGATTGTTAAAATGAGTAACGGTGTTGGTGGCTAGTTTGACAAAACTTGTGGCTTCTTGGTTGGCGCTAACGGCTTTGTTGTATGCTTCTTGAGCGGTGGCAAGGGCTTGTTTTTGTGCGTTTGTAGCGGTGGTGCTGGCTGTTGTTACTGCGTCTTTAGCAATTTTTAATGCTGCTGCTGCGCTGCCAGCATGGGTTTCGTCGATATCGGCGGTGGTGATGGCTTTGTTTGCTTGTGCTTGTGCTTGAACGGCAATGGCGCCAGTTGCGAGTGCTGTGGAGGTGGCTTTGTTTAAAGCGCCGTTGTTGGCGATGACATCGGCTATTTGCTCGATTACTTTTTCGAATGTGTTGGTGGCGGTGGTGTTTCTCATGCCGGAGAGTGCGGCGGCTACTTGTCCTGCTTGTTTGGCGAGTGTGTTGCTTTCATCACCTGAGCTGTTAATGGTGTCAACATTGGTGTCAATTGCGCTACCTGATAGGCCAAATGCTGCGTTGACTTCTTCGTTGCATTTGTTGATATCTGTTTCGTTTAAGGTGATGGCTGTGGTGGTTTTATCTACGCCGAGGATTTTGGCGGCGATGGAGGAGCGGACAGTGATGTTAATGGTGTTTGCGCCTGAGTTGAGATAGGCGACAGCGAATAAATCGCTGTCTAGTGCTTCGGTGCCGTTGAGTTCGTCTTGGTGGGAGATGCCAGTTTTTGTTAGTTTGATGTAGACAGCGCCAGTGTAGTTGGCGTTGGTGCCGGTTAAGGTGATTGTGATTTGGCCGTTGTCGTCAAGGGTGGTTGTGCTTATTAATGTGCCTGAACCATCAGCTTTGTATACTTTAACTGAGTTTACATTGCCATTTATATACTTACCTGCTGAGAAAATGCCTGTAATGGTGGTAGCGATATTGTCAGTGGTAGCTTCAATCGCAGGTGCTGCATTGTTGTTAATCGTTAACATGTCAACTTTAGAAGAGCCTTGATCGATACTTGCATCTATGGTGGAGCCAATAAATTGCTTGTCATTAAAATAATGAGCAACTTGCCCTAAGTTATCGTCAGTTTTTTCGGCAATTGAGTATGGGTCTTTAGAATTAAAATCTTTGGTATTTGGCAAGTGAGTTGTATCTGCTTGCTCTTGAGCCTGTTGTGTATTTTTGACTGCAAAGTCTATTTCTTTATGGTTTTTTTTTACAGTTGCTTGCACTGTCATTTGTGATGCTTTTAATTGTGTTGTTTTCATGGTTTTTATTCCTAATATTGATAAATGATAATTTATTTCTAATCGGAGGTTCTTACATCAAGTGTGAATAGCCACTAAGGATTCACTTTCAACTTACTTGGTAATTTTTTCTAAACCTTAACTTGGTTTTGCCATGAAAAGGCTTAAGAAAATTATTAAATTGACAAGGATTGAATTTTGCCGAATTATTTATGTTTATACAAAAATTTCTATATGAAGAAGACTTTTGTATAAATATGAATAATCATCAAGCATCCACTTTTCACTCACTTGGTAATTTTTTAAACCCAGACTTAGCCCTGCTAGGACAAAGTTTAAGAAATTACCAAGTGGGCAAAAATTGAATTTTGCTAATCATCTATATTTATATAAAGGTCTCACAAGAAAATTAAAATTATACTACGGAAATTTGGCTTGAATTAATATTTTTTTTAATGAGTTAAATGCTTCAACTCAAACCCTTGTTTGTTATTTTTTAACCCCCACAACTAACAAACCCCCAATTAAGGGGGCTTGCAGACTAACTAAGGATGCTTATTAGTTAATAACAGGGTGCGTGAGAAGCGCAACCCACTTGGTTTTAATTGCCATTACTGGCATCTTGAATACCCGTGCCTATTACTACAGGGAAATTATTAGAATCTAACTCAATTAGATCGGAGCCATCTTGCCGTTTACAAGTATAGGTAAGTGGGTTCGCCACCGATGGCTCCTCTATGGAATGCTCCCAACCTGAGTAGAGCATAAAGATCTGTTTGTCGCAATTAATTAGATCTAAATCAGCGAGACTAACCTGAGAGGCATCTTCGTACCCAGCCTTCACAAGGGATAAGACCTTGCCATTAAAGTAACCTTGGTCATAGTTCACTGTTCCAAGGTAATCAAGCAAGTTTATTTCGTCAGCATGAGGGAACCAGGATCTTATGTTGGCTTTCTGTTTCTCAGTAAGAGTAACATCTAGAACGCCACAGTATGGCAAAGAGGAGTCGCCTGTGACAACAAAAGGCTTATCTGCATCCTTACTTAACTCCTCAGTTATCTTCTCAACATCAGGAGTTGCATGCTTGTTAGCATCATCAATTTCCTCATACACACAGGCGCCAGCACCGTCACCAGTCTTAAGGGTAAAGGTATTTGCCGTTCCTTTCGTGTTGTTTATATTGAACATCAACTTTGTAAACCTTCTTGCATCGCCACGCAACATATGCACCCAATTGTTACTCCTCATGAGTTCAGCCGATGCCGCCTGGTTAGCACGCTGAACATTTTCTTTCTCAATGATCGTCTGAGTAGCCTCAAGATCTGCTGCATGGGTATTAGCAACTGTGTAAGCAGCATTGGCAGTTTGTGAGTAGGTAGTAGTGCTAGCGTTCGTGCCATCGTCATAATCTTTGGCAGCGTCATCTTTATAGCCTTTTGCAGCGTCACGGGTAGCGCCAGTTTCTGTATAACCTTCTGTCGCCTTCCAAGCGGCAAGTGCCATGTTTTTTGCGGTTTCAGCACCCGTTTTGGCATTATTTGCCATATCTTTAAAGTACCTAACATTCACCTCTGCATTATTGGAATCAGTTTTGGTATCTGTGAGCGCTCTGGCAATTGTGGCATCAGTGGCAAGCAATACATTTTCTTTAATTTCTACCGCTGTCTCCGATGCAGTCTTTGCAATATTTTTTTGCATTCCAGTTATCTTAGCCCAAGCGTGTGTGGCAAAAGTATAAGCGTTGACCACCAATTGATTAACTTCTCTTTTGTCGGCATCAGCAATAGTTGCACTGTTAGCCGCAAGCTTTGTGTTACTTGCCGCTGTATCGACTGCTCCAGCCACTATAAGTGCGGCCTCTATTGTTCCACTTTCAATAAGACTGGCGTTTTTTTCTTCAGCCACTTTTTCTTCTACTCTAGCAGTGGCAAGATATGGAGGGGTGTTTACTATAGTGTAGCGATCAGCAATGGCACTTATGATTCTTGCTATCGCCTCCCAGTCACGCTTAGCATTATCACTAAAATCTTTGATGTCATTTACAAGTCCAGTGCTATTGGTGGGATCAGCGGTAGTGGCAGATGTCCAAGCACTGGCGGCTGCATTCTTTGCGGCTTCAGCAGTGGTATGCTCACTAATGGCATCTTCTTTAAATCTAGAAATATCAACCAAGACTTCGCTGTTATCGGCATTTGTCTTAGCTGTAGTGGCATTTGTCTTGGCTGTAGCAACAATGCCAGCCTTGGCTTGTGCTGTTGCCTTATACCCTCCTATCTCTGCTTCTAGATACAGTGCAGCTGCTCTGGTTACAATGTTGCCCCTGAGGGTAACTATGGCATTGTAATACTCTAGTACACCAGCAGACTTCTCGTTATCTTTGCTTGGTGTTACCCCATTAGAGTAGGCGAATCTGGTAGCCTCGGCATCAACAGAGTTATTGCCAACTAAGCTTTTCTTGGCATTCTCAGCATTATCCATAGCGACTTGTGCCAAACCTACTTGAGTGGTTATAGCAGTAAGATAGCTATTTATACTTCCTACAGTGGCTGTTTGTGCGAGAGACTCTGTGTTAAATGCACTTTTGTATGCATTCCAAGCCTGTGTTCTTGCCTCTTGAGCGAGAAGCAATTTTGCACGAACAACACTGCCTGCTATTCTGACACTAGTTGCATAAGCAAAGGCTTTATCTTTTTCAACTAAGGCCATTGCTGTTAATTGTGTAGCTCCTTTAGCGTCCACACGCTCATTACTGTAAAAGTTTTCGACTGCCACCACATTGTTCTTGGCTGTATCAAATAAAGTAGTTGGATCAAAATCATCAGGAGAGCCAATCACTGGAACTATTTCCAATGCTACAACTTCGTTATATGCTTTTTTGACAATATCGAAGGCAACCATTGCAATATCATAAGCAGTCTTGGCCTCGTTTGCTGGAGTAACCACATTCTCAGTAGCGGCTAAAGCAGCGGTTACTTTTGCAACCACAAGTTCAACACTGGCTTTTACATTAGTCCATGCCGCCCCTGCAACAACCTTTCGAATGTGTGTATAAGCATTAAAGTATGAGGCTGCGGCTTTGTTTGCTGAAATTACAGCAGCATCATAGGCGGCCTTGGCGGCTGCTACATTGGCGGCGTCATCAGAGGCGTTAGAAGCGGCGTCATTGGCGGAAAAAATGGGGTTTTCGTTATCAGACTCAGCTTCACTTGTAATTCTTACTGCCTCTTTCCATGCTTGCATTGCCATAAGTAGTGCATTTGCGGCCTTAAAGCTTTCATCTTTTACCATTATTTCTTGGTCGGTTACTTCTTTTGTAACTTCCTTGCTATCTGTAAAACTGCTTAAGATAGTAGAGGCGGTAGTTTCAGCATTTTCTGCAGCCTTTGTGGCAATGACATTAGCTGCTTTTGCAGCCTGTGATGCCGTAGCAGAAGAACTGTATATTTCAGCACCAGGTTTCGGTGTGCTTGAATCTCCGCCCCCATCCGAACCACATCCTGCTAAAAATGCGACTGTAAATAGCATACCCATTGCTTTATTTAGTTTTTTCATAATGTTTTTTCCGTTAATTTTTTAAAACGCCATCATTGACACCTGAAAACCCCCAATTAAGGGGGTAAAAAACTACTAAAGTTAGGGTCATGGAGTAATAAGGGCTATAAGTTTGCCCCAGTCTCTAGAGAAGGTGCCTCAGTTTGAATTATTACGATTGTTATATATTGTTGCGTAGATTAGTGGCAGTATTTGCACTATCGTAAAAACCTGAAGAGTCATTTTTATGCGTAGTAACTGAAACAGCATCAGTGACTCATAAGTTTTTGCAGAATTCCAAATGGCATTCGCAACATTCTTTGTGGTTTTAGTGCTTCTAAACCCTCGGCGGGGTCTTTTTAGATTGAGCAGATGGGTGTCAATCATTTTAAACTTACTGTTAGTATATTCCAAGGCACCTCTGCATTGATTGCCTGTTGACCATCTGAGTTATCCCCATTTTGGGTGCTAGTGGCTAAAGTGTTGTTCTTTGCAGTTTTTGCATTAACCGCTAAATCGTACAAACAAGTACCTTCAAAACTTCCAATTCTGGAAACGGCATTATACTGCGCTATACCAGTGTAAAAATCTAACGCTTTTAACTTCCTGATTAACTCATTGAATTTGTATTTTTCTTGTCTTGCCATGTGCTTATTTCTTCGTTTGAACAACTAATTTTATATGCAAAAGATAGTTTAATAATGATACCATTAAACCAACCTTAAAAATTTATTATTCATATTTTAGTAGCACTGCACTTGATTTAAGTGCAATATATTGCATCTAACACACGACATTACCCAAACTTTAGCACTAATGAAACCACTGCATAAGCCAAAAAAAATCACCAAAACTTCAAAAGCCCTACCTTTCTAAGAAACTCAAAAAATCTGCAAAAAAAAACACCTATATTATTGCCTTTCATCTCTTATTTTCGCATCTTTTTGTTAAAAAAAAACGCAATAACCCCAGAGACCCCTGCATTAAACATAAATATCAACCAAAGACTAAATTTTATTCAACATCCATATCTGATACAAAGGCCTGATAAAAGAATGGTTGCCAAATTACACCTAAATCTTGATCTATCCATAATTTTTCAGTGTGGCATTGACATTACTATAAACACCATAAGTAACACCATCCTTTGTTTCTGCAGAGCCCTTTAATAAAGGCATTATTACTATCCACTTTATCACCTGACTTTAAGAACATTGGTACTCGCTTAAAGGACATGCTGAACCATTGTTTAGATGCCTCTAAAAAACTAAAGCATTTGAACGCCTTGTTGAATCCAAAGTTCAATATCAGATGAATTTAACATCTCTGAAGAACCAGCACTATAATGATGAATGTTATAAGTATGGTCACTCACAGTTTGGACTTCGCTTGATGATTGACTAAATCCAATGGCATTAACACTATCAAGATGACTACCTTGGACTAGAAGGATATTGATTTCATCGGAAAGGCTGAAGAAATCACGCAGAGTGAATGTTAATTTATTGCCTAACTTGCCATCCCCACCTGAAAGGTTAATCACCTCAATACCTTGGATGCGATTATCATCTATTGCTCTCAAATCTAAATGCAAACCTTCGCCAGCCAAATGCAAAGTATCACGACCACCACCGCCATTGATGCTGGTGAGTAAATTACTACTAAGAGTATCGCTACTAAGTTTGTTAAGATTGTCCGCGTTAATGGTGATCCGGTCGTCACCATTACCTGCATAAAAAACATCGTTTCCACCATTACCTACTAAGACATCATTATTTACACCGGTAACAAATAACTCATCATTTGCACTGCCTACAAATGTATTGCCAGCTCCTTTCTCTTGAAAATCAATTACATGAGTGCTGATTCCATATTGGGCAACATCTGCCAAATCAACAGCTGTGGTATCTTTTTTGCCAAATATTACATAAGATTTTCCTACCCCTTTTCCCTGGGCTGTGCTCGCCTTATTGGCACCAACAATCAAGTCATCTAAACCATCGCCGTTGATATCACCTGCTGAGGAGACTGAAATACCGCTGTTGTCACCAGCATGCTCACCGTTAATAACAAAACCACCTGTGCCAATACCAGATGCTAAGGAAATGTCTGATAAATTAACAGCAGTGCCACTCGTTTTGCCAAACACCACGAAAGTTTTACCTGCATTAGGTCTTCCATCAGGATTCGCCTTATTGGCACCAACAATTAAATCATCTAAGCCATCACCGTTGACATCACCTGCTGAGGAGACTGAAATACCGCTATTATCATTATTATTTTTACCGTTAATGACAAAGCCTGCTGCACTCGCACTAGTTGCTGCGCTAATATCTGATAAATTGATAGCGGCACCACTTTTTTTACCAAATACCACATAAGCCCTACCTGTCGCACCATTTTGTTCTATATTGGGGGCGCCAATAATCAAATCATCTAAGCCATCGCCATTCACATCGCCTGCTGAAGAGACTGAATGACCGCTATAATCATTACTCGTCTCGCCATTAATAACAAAGCCACCTGTGCCAATATTCGACGATAAAGCAACATCTAATAAATTAATAGTGGTATTGCTCTTTTTACCAAACACCACATAAGATTTACCCACTTGCTCTCCATTGACAGTGCTTGCACTAGGAGTGCCAACAATTAAATCATCCAACCCATCACCATTCACATCGCCTGCTGAGGAGACGGATGTTATGGTGCCACCGTCTACCACTGATACACCACTAATGGTAAAGCCGTCTGTGCCAATTTCGTTGCCAATGTCCGATAAATCAGTAGCAGTAAAAATTCTGTCGCCACCAAACACCACAAAA
Coding sequences within:
- a CDS encoding integrin alpha; the encoded protein is MKTTQLKASQMTVQATVKKNHKEIDFAVKNTQQAQEQADTTHLPNTKDFNSKDPYSIAEKTDDNLGQVAHYFNDKQFIGSTIDASIDQGSSKVDMLTINNNAAPAIEATTDNIATTITGIFSAGKYINGNVNSVKVYKADGSGTLISTTTLDDNGQITITLTGTNANYTGAVYIKLTKTGISHQDELNGTEALDSDLFAVAYLNSGANTINITVRSSIAAKILGVDKTTTAITLNETDINKCNEEVNAAFGLSGSAIDTNVDTINSSGDESNTLAKQAGQVAAALSGMRNTTATNTFEKVIEQIADVIANNGALNKATSTALATGAIAVQAQAQANKAITTADIDETHAGSAAAALKIAKDAVTTASTTATNAQKQALATAQEAYNKAVSANQEATSFVKLATNTVTHFNNLIIPISNITISNNTGVVSFITNDSTLTISATLDNALSTGKKLWGSIDNGETWTDISTTNTDIIWSNDNKTIAWRQTLTADTNSSVQFAITKTLTTTTATPSEIKDDIDGGIASHNYIYDSSAPVFDTSNASTIDIPQNENLEATVIYIAVTTDANAVTYKLSGADADKFNIDKNSGEIKYNAKQPTVSEGTTATHHITITATDAAGNASNKNIVINLENPFTIGVPQAFNSRSVVTVVAQGFVMNGEKAGDQSGSSVSSAGDVNGDGLDDLIIGAFWADPTSGDKAGKSFVVFGKTNATAINLSDIASGIGGFVINGENENDWSGRAVSSAGDVNGDGFDDLIVSAHMAKSTSKFFAGKTSVVFGKGNDTTAVNLSDIASGVGGFAISGVGVGDLSGYSLSSAGDVNGDGLDDLIIGAWGADTAAGKSYVVFGKNTNTSAVDLSEVEAGTGGFVINGENDSDYSGYSVSTAGDVNGDGFDDLIVGAFGVDSADGIKAGSSYVVFGKKDNTDAVNLSSVATGIGGFVIKGESAEDYSGYSVSSAGDVNGDGLSDLIVGAYAADSDQENTGKTFVVFGKKDTNAVNLSSIIAGIGGFVVNGENAWDFSSHSISLAGDVNGDGLSDLIIGAYGVNLNNMLNVGRTYVVFGKADNAAIDLSDITLGMGGFIIDGENSDRSGFSVSSAGDVNGDGLDDLIVGAPKANSVAGKSYVVFGKTNTAAVKLSDVSNGIGSAGHAIDFQGNQSEYTGTSADELFVAGLSNNILRGNGGADVFNAGAGDDTIIINGDNLAKLYSNKLSSHLLARVDGGGGTDTLKLEGSNLFLDLIDIDNGRIQDIEIINLGSSSNTLRLGLKDLLDISSETNVLKVIGNSGASVEVIGLEKSNTSKAVNGITYKVYFHADAPTAKLWVEQNLLVSISVAQGFVINGANTGDQSGYSVSSAGDVNGDGLDDLIVGACKADPAGGADAGKSYVVFGKNVNTTTVNLSEIVFGTGGFVINGENIYDNSGFSVSSAGDINGDGLDDLIVGSYLSDPANVMGAGKTFVVFGKNNDTAAIHLSNITSGTGGFVINGENADDQSGRSVSSVGDVNGDGLDDLIIGAHHADLNGVDRVGRSFVVFGKKNDTAAINLSNIASGVGGFVINGENANDYSGSSVSSAGDVNGDGLDDLIVSAYRASVTDSADNEGKSYVVFGRKSDTTAINLSDIVSGTGGFVINGEHALDQSGTSIASAGDVNGDGLGDLIVSAHINSNNTSKSFVVFGKKNDTTAINLSNIAFGTGGFVINGENAGDFGGYSVSSAGDVNGDGLDDLIVGAYKASPAGGNKAGKSFVVFGKRGDTTAINLSDIASGTGGFVINGENAGDFSGYSVSSAGDVNGDGLDDLIIGAYAADNKTGKSFVVFGKTNTKAVNLLDVSKSIGFIGHIIDFQGDINANKNDTLVGTAVNELFVAGLGNDTLIGNGGTDVFNAGAGNDTIVINGDNLAKLYSNKFSSHLLARVNGGGNTDTLKLEGDNLFLNLVKIDNGRIQDIEIIDLRSNSNVLRLNLKDLLDISSETNTLKVIGNSGGNVEAIGFTKLGADETVDGVTYEVYSHADAPTARLWVEQNLIVSTFVAQGFVIKGENISDISGRSVSSAGDVNGDGLDDLIVGANWADPTGGTNAGKSYVVFGKVDPTAINLSNIALGIGGFVINGEKAHDNSGYSVSSAGDVNGDGLDDVIIGAYKAQSISGNEAGKSFVVFGKKNDTTAINLSNINLGIGGYTINGDKIGDWSGYSVSSAGDVNGDGLDDVIIGAYKAGSEVGKSFVVFGKTNRSSIHLSNIAAGINGFVINGEKAGDWSGYSVSSAGDVNGDGLDDLIVGAEKSDSTVGGQVGKSFVVFGRKNDTAAVDLSNIASGTGGFVINGENAEDYSGCSVSSAGDVNGDGLDDLIVGAYQANSTAGVNVGKSYVVFGKTNTTAVNLSNIASGTGGFVINGENVYDNSGYSVSSAGDVNGDGLEDVIIGANKANALGAIDIGKSYVVFGKMNTTVVNLSDIASGTGGFIINGENTSDYSGTSVSSAGDVNGDGLDDLIVGANWADTLDNNAGKSYVIFGKTDTKAINLTEISKGKGFSSHAIDFQGNKGEYIGTPVNELFVAGSGNNILIGNGGADVFNAGAGNDIIVINGDNLDKLYSNKLNSHLLARVDGGGGTDILKLVGTNLDLDLTNIDNGRIQDIEIIDLTGSGDNTLALSLSDLLDISSETNVLKVTGNVGDKVEFKTPGFEKSNTNESMDGVIYKVYSHTGAPTAKLWVKQGLTVSFPSSQGFTINGEGADDWSGLSVSSAGDVNGDGLDDVIVGAYRATPGGYHSGKSYVVFGKTNATTVNLSDITSGTGGFVINGDKVDDHSGYSVSSIGDFNGDGLDDLIVGAYRASPTGGSKAGKTYVVLGKTDTVAVNLSEINNTGGLVINGYKTGDWSGYSVSSAGDVNGDGLADVIIGAYKADPAGSKSAGKSFVVFGTIFTNAIKLFDVNGGAEGFVINGENAWDYSGFSVSSAGDVNGDGLDDLIVGTVLTGKSYVVFGRTNDTTAVELSSIAAGTGGFIINGEGDCVSSAGDVNGDGLDDLIIGYSNARSPAGACAGRSFVVFGKKNDTTAINLSTIANGTGGFVINGGRSGDWSGHSVSSAGDVNGDGLDDLIVGAASGGTGFGKSFVVFGKTDTSAVNLSDVGFGTGGFIINGEGDGDKSGVSVSSAGDINSDGLDDLIIGALWADTASGANAGKSYVVFGKTDTKAVHLSNVSKGTGFIGHAIDFQGDTNGDKNDTLAGTSADELFVAGLGNDILTGNGGTDVFNAGAGNDTIIINNDNLAKLYSNTLSSNLLARVNGGGNTDTLKLAGANLNLDLTRIDNGRIQDIEIIDLTGSGDNILKLNLNDLLDISSETNVLKVVGDSGDKVDIELSNIAFIKDFTETKNGITYDVYSNPNAITAKLWIDQDLGVI